Proteins encoded in a region of the Inquilinus sp. KBS0705 genome:
- a CDS encoding NAD-dependent epimerase, with the protein MKILVTGAAGFIGFHLVKKLIDNDTEVVGVDNINDYYDPQLKFARLAECGIDKESVNWHCEVISSTYNNYRFIRMNLESKGELVSLCHKEGFDIIVHLAAQAGVRYSILNPDAYAQSNLVSFLNILEVSRNNKIKHLVYASSSSVYGLNANMPFSVHDNVDHPVSLYAASKKANELMAHTYSHLYKIPTSGLRFFTVYGPWGRPDMAYFLFADAILNGKPIKVFNHGKMKRDFTYVDDIVTGIINVMNKPAEPDENWDAKNPDPSRSTAPYRIYNIGNNTPVELMDFIKQIETSIGKQAVLQYQDIEPGDVTSTWANVDDLINNFNYKPNTTIENGLNEFVEWYKGYYSA; encoded by the coding sequence ATGAAGATACTTGTTACAGGTGCGGCTGGTTTTATTGGCTTTCATTTAGTTAAAAAATTAATAGATAATGATACCGAGGTGGTTGGCGTAGATAATATTAACGACTACTACGACCCGCAATTAAAGTTTGCCCGCCTTGCAGAATGTGGGATTGATAAAGAAAGTGTAAACTGGCATTGCGAAGTAATAAGTTCTACGTATAACAACTATCGTTTTATACGGATGAACTTGGAAAGTAAAGGGGAGTTAGTGTCTCTTTGCCATAAAGAAGGCTTTGATATTATAGTGCATTTGGCCGCACAGGCTGGTGTACGATATTCCATCCTCAACCCCGATGCATATGCGCAATCTAACCTGGTAAGCTTTTTAAACATTTTAGAGGTAAGCCGTAATAACAAAATAAAGCACTTGGTTTATGCAAGTTCGTCAAGCGTTTATGGCTTAAATGCTAACATGCCTTTTTCAGTACATGACAATGTAGATCATCCGGTATCTTTATACGCTGCAAGTAAAAAGGCTAACGAGTTAATGGCCCATACCTACAGTCATTTATATAAGATACCAACTAGCGGTTTACGTTTTTTTACGGTTTACGGCCCGTGGGGCCGGCCGGATATGGCCTATTTCTTATTTGCCGATGCCATATTAAACGGTAAGCCGATAAAAGTTTTTAACCATGGTAAAATGAAAAGAGATTTTACCTATGTGGATGATATTGTTACCGGTATTATTAATGTAATGAATAAACCGGCAGAACCGGATGAGAATTGGGATGCTAAAAATCCCGATCCCTCGCGGTCTACCGCGCCCTACAGAATATATAATATCGGCAACAACACGCCGGTAGAGTTAATGGATTTTATAAAACAGATAGAAACCAGCATAGGAAAACAGGCTGTTTTACAATACCAGGATATTGAACCGGGTGATGTAACATCTACCTGGGCAAATGTTGACGACTTGATAAACAATTTTAATTATAAGCCAAATACTACTATCGAAAATGGCTTAAATGAATTTGTGGAATGGTATAAAGGATATTATAGCGCATAA